The following coding sequences lie in one Benincasa hispida cultivar B227 chromosome 6, ASM972705v1, whole genome shotgun sequence genomic window:
- the LOC120079150 gene encoding uncharacterized protein LOC120079150, with the protein MRLLLYDFSPGIIYPMPNGTRFEMKSVMLQMLQTADQFGGARGEDPHAHMKCFLETCNSFLIPGITPEAIRLSLFPYSLRDDAKKWASSLEPWEITTWENHEAATYSIMDKSYNEAKEILDRIAKHNMEWNDALLKSQASSIRNLEIQVGQIASELKNRPPKVLPSNTETPGNSNRKEQCHAVTLRSGKSLVKRTVNPRNNNPSTKHTTRPKAFEDQEERTSDSTSHPNPSTSNAGALAVQLKAPFPIRLLKKNDEQQFKRFLELIRNMRINIPLIEVLEQMLKYVKFLKDILTKKRRVSETKVIALMQECNALVGNNLPKKQKDPGSFTVPYSIEGLDVGHALYDLGASIKFIHLSIFKKLGTGEAQPTSVMFQLADRTITYPEGKIEDVLVKVDKFIFPADFITIDYEADRDVPIILGCPFLATRKMLIDVHKGEQTMHVDNQEMKFNVLKALKFSDDEQCQLSNSIELPEEE; encoded by the exons ATGCGTCTCCTgttgtatgatttctcaccagggaTTATATATCCAATGCCGAATGGGAcaagatttgagatgaaatctgtAATGCTACAAATGCTTCAAACAGCTGACCAGTTTGGAGGTGCTCGTGGAGAAGACCCTCACGCCCACATGAAATGCTTCCTAGAGACGTGCAATTCGTTTTtgattcctggaatcacccCAGAAGCTATCAGGCTATCCTTATTTCCATATTCTCTGCGTGATGACGCAAAGAAATGGGCGAGTTCTTTGGAGCCTTGGGAGATAACAACTTGGgaaaa CCACGAAGCTGCAACTTACAGTATCATGGATAAATCTTACAACGAAGCTAAGGAAATACTAGACCGCATCGCCAAGCATAATATGGAATGG AATGACGCATTGTTAAAAAGCCAAGCGTCATCCATTAGAAATCTGGAGATACAAGTGGGGCAAATTGCTAGTGAGCTAAAGAATCGGCCGCCAAAGGTCCTACCCAGCAATACAGAAACTCCGGGAAATAGTAACagaaaagagcaatgtcatgcGGTGACATTACGAAGTGGCAAATCTCTTGTGAAAAGAACAGTGAACCCAAGAAATAATAATCCTTCAACTAAGCACACAACGCGTCCAAAGGCATTTGAAGATCAAGAAGAACGAACGTCTGACTCCACAAGTCATCCCAATCCGAGCACGTCAAATGCAGGAGCACTTGCGGTGCAGCTAAAAGCACCATTTCCCATACGCTTgctgaagaagaatgatgagcAGCAGTTCAAGCGTTTTCTTGAACTTATAAGGAACATGCGCATTAACATCCCACTTATAGAGGTCTTGGAACAAATGCTCAAGTATGTAAAATTTCTAAAGGATATTTTgacgaagaaaagaagagtTAGTGAGACAAAAGTAATTGCTCTAATGCAAGAGTGCAATGCATTAGTCGGCAACAACTTACCCAAGAAACAGAAGGATCCGGGAAGCTTCACAGTCCCGTACTCAATCGAAGGATTAGATGTGGGACATGCCTTGTATGATCTGGGAGCCAGCATCAAATTCATACACCTCTCAATTTTCAAGAAATTAGGAACTGGTGAAGCACAACCCACTTCTGTAATGTTTCAACTCGCTGATAGAACAATCACATATcctgaaggaaagattgaagatgttctaGTGAAAGTTGACAAGTTCATATTCCCAGCGGATTTCATTACCATTGATTATGAAGCAGACAGGGATGTGCCAATCATTCTTGGATGCCCTTTTCTTGCCACTAGGAAAATGCTAATAGACGTGCATAAGGGAGAACAAACCATGCACGTAGATAACcaagaaatgaaatttaatgtgtTAAAAGCATTAAAATTTTCGGATGATGAACAATGTCAACTTAGCAACTCAATAGAATTGCCTGAAGAAGAATAA